The following proteins are co-located in the uncultured Draconibacterium sp. genome:
- a CDS encoding two-component regulator propeller domain-containing protein, which produces MKVSSKIVVFIILILQTFLAFANSERLKFSHYTNEDGLPSSYVKSISQDQYGFIWLATRSSVCRFDGNEFKTFQAYDGEGQAYDLWCKKFYVTGNSELIAQTTDNKYYSFDFAFERFNACKQINDLGEVYDLLPSTDGMWILSAGNLSFLNKKTSQLLDFREKIDFAILDHDSKVLNLREKDNLLVALTDQNNLLILNKETNHQRKFVLPDDLSPQNVTIFYLDSHNNVWIGAVSEGLYRINLANGSSTRFSSKQTGKNHLLHNLVHSINEDLLGRIWIGTENGLCLWSPYTESFTYYQYDLHNPQGLNTNPLYNIFRDRDGNMWLGTYFGGLNFWSNSNTFFEVWQAGTSSYHIGGNAVSCINEDKEGNIWIGMEDMGVNKINAQTGEILKFNTETGKKGLSFNNVHSLLFENDEKLWIGTYTGGINILNIKNNTFEYINRQTHPYLPSDDIYHLTKSGDSIFISTSNGVSVFNLQNRKMSSFQKDIFEGVQVEYMFEGENDIWFSSQIGVFSLSKTDHSFQKFDKFPFLKNINFVKVDSKSRVWIGDYRHGLCCYDTEHDSTRIYNEKNGFPFSWVFSMEEGDDNSVWVSGDKGLVKLIPETNEIVLYNRDSDLPFEQFNFRASYKDKNGNIYFGGNNGLISFNESKKQAQNQELNVVFRGLQLFNQELVPGPDSPLKQSLNLHPEIRLKYKQNVFTVEYSGLNFQNNGKCQYAYYLENFETNWNNVGNRDFATYTNLSPGEYIFHVKASPDKSQDGTKVNSLKIIIEPPFYMSNWGYLLYFFIFILLIVGFLVVALRIQKSNAMAAIEKREKEYAVELNKAKIEFFTNISHELRTPLTLIIGPLSKILEDGSLNLALKKKLLGVDNNLRRLLALVNQLLDFRKIEVGKESLQVTKSDIGILLTDLKESFVSTAKAKGIHFKLEADENLNELIWFDYSKVEKILVNLLSNAVKYTNKGGTVELQARVKMKKDERKAGKKKLVLVVKDDGIGIDASKVNKVFERYFQTNNDELSNTGSGIGLAFVKSLVKLHKGKITVKSEVNVGSEFEVQLPVAESDYTEQEIQADSQYLVSSIKRFDVSGSANQAPVDKYKSFENKPSVLVIDDNLELLDFLIETLHDEYHVSTAKTGEEGWDIILANSPDLIISDVMMPGISGFELTKRIKTDINTSHIPVILLTAKSGIENQFDGLKTGADVYLEKPFYPNLLKINISNILKTRQNLIERFRNDAFIPPVDITHSESDREFVENLTSLIKSNLDKPALDVTFITSELGISRSLLHLKLKKITDCSATEFVRSIRLREAVILISEGKCNISEAAYQTGFSSPAYFTRRFKEYFGKSPKEYFDL; this is translated from the coding sequence ATGAAAGTAAGTAGCAAAATAGTAGTATTCATAATCTTAATCCTCCAAACATTTCTTGCATTCGCAAATTCTGAAAGACTAAAATTCAGCCATTACACCAACGAAGATGGATTGCCGTCGTCGTATGTAAAAAGCATCTCCCAGGATCAGTATGGATTTATTTGGTTGGCAACCCGGAGTTCCGTTTGCCGTTTCGACGGGAATGAATTTAAAACCTTTCAGGCTTACGATGGGGAAGGACAAGCTTACGATCTTTGGTGTAAAAAATTCTATGTTACAGGTAATTCCGAATTAATTGCTCAAACTACCGACAACAAATACTATTCCTTCGACTTTGCGTTTGAACGATTTAACGCCTGCAAGCAAATAAACGATTTGGGAGAGGTTTACGATCTGCTGCCCTCGACAGATGGAATGTGGATATTAAGTGCCGGGAATTTGTCGTTTCTAAACAAGAAAACTAGCCAATTGCTGGATTTCAGAGAAAAAATTGATTTTGCAATTCTGGATCACGATTCAAAAGTTCTTAACCTTCGAGAGAAAGATAATTTGCTGGTTGCACTTACCGACCAAAATAACTTATTGATATTAAATAAGGAAACCAACCATCAGCGAAAATTCGTGTTGCCCGATGATTTGTCGCCGCAAAATGTTACCATTTTTTATCTCGACAGTCACAACAATGTATGGATTGGAGCAGTTAGCGAAGGTTTGTACCGGATTAACCTTGCCAACGGATCATCAACACGGTTTTCATCAAAACAAACGGGTAAAAACCATTTGTTACACAATCTGGTTCATTCTATAAATGAAGATTTGTTGGGGAGAATATGGATTGGTACCGAAAACGGTTTGTGTTTGTGGTCGCCTTATACCGAGTCGTTTACATATTACCAGTACGATTTGCACAATCCTCAGGGTTTAAATACCAATCCTTTATACAATATTTTTCGCGACAGGGATGGAAACATGTGGCTTGGAACTTATTTCGGAGGCTTAAATTTTTGGAGCAACAGCAATACATTTTTCGAAGTTTGGCAAGCCGGAACCAGTAGTTATCATATTGGCGGTAACGCAGTTAGCTGCATTAACGAAGACAAGGAAGGGAATATCTGGATTGGTATGGAAGACATGGGAGTAAATAAAATTAACGCTCAAACCGGAGAAATTCTGAAATTTAATACCGAGACAGGGAAAAAGGGCCTCTCTTTTAATAATGTGCACAGTTTACTTTTTGAAAACGATGAGAAATTATGGATTGGTACCTATACCGGGGGAATAAATATTCTGAACATTAAAAACAACACTTTTGAATACATTAACCGGCAAACTCATCCCTATCTGCCTTCCGATGATATTTACCACCTGACAAAATCAGGCGATTCTATTTTTATATCCACTTCAAATGGTGTGTCAGTATTTAATTTACAAAACCGAAAAATGTCTTCTTTCCAGAAGGATATTTTTGAAGGAGTTCAGGTGGAATATATGTTTGAAGGTGAAAATGACATTTGGTTCTCCTCGCAAATCGGGGTTTTTTCATTATCCAAAACCGATCATTCGTTTCAAAAATTTGATAAGTTTCCATTTCTGAAGAATATAAATTTTGTAAAGGTTGATTCGAAAAGCAGAGTTTGGATTGGCGATTACCGACACGGTTTATGTTGTTACGATACAGAACACGATTCAACGCGTATTTACAACGAAAAAAATGGATTCCCTTTTTCGTGGGTATTTAGTATGGAGGAAGGCGACGATAATTCAGTGTGGGTAAGTGGCGACAAAGGTTTGGTAAAGTTGATTCCTGAAACAAATGAAATTGTATTGTATAACCGAGATTCTGACCTTCCGTTTGAGCAGTTCAATTTCAGAGCATCCTACAAAGACAAAAATGGAAACATTTACTTTGGTGGAAATAACGGACTTATTTCGTTTAACGAGTCGAAAAAACAGGCGCAAAATCAGGAGCTCAATGTGGTTTTTAGAGGTCTGCAACTCTTTAATCAGGAACTTGTACCCGGACCGGATTCTCCATTAAAACAATCGCTTAATTTGCATCCCGAAATACGTTTAAAATACAAACAAAATGTTTTTACAGTTGAGTATTCAGGACTGAATTTTCAGAACAACGGGAAATGTCAGTATGCGTATTACCTCGAAAATTTTGAAACAAACTGGAACAATGTGGGTAATCGCGATTTTGCCACTTACACAAACTTAAGTCCAGGCGAGTATATTTTCCATGTAAAAGCATCACCCGATAAATCACAAGACGGAACTAAAGTAAACTCACTTAAAATTATTATCGAACCTCCCTTTTACATGTCCAATTGGGGATACTTGCTTTATTTTTTCATTTTTATTTTGTTGATAGTGGGCTTTCTGGTTGTGGCCTTACGCATACAAAAGTCGAATGCCATGGCTGCCATCGAAAAGCGTGAAAAAGAGTATGCCGTTGAATTGAACAAAGCAAAAATTGAATTTTTTACAAATATCTCGCACGAACTCCGTACACCGCTCACACTAATTATAGGGCCTCTATCAAAAATTCTTGAGGACGGGAGCCTGAATCTTGCACTTAAAAAGAAATTGTTGGGCGTTGATAATAACCTGCGGCGTTTGTTGGCGCTTGTAAACCAACTTCTCGATTTTCGAAAAATTGAAGTTGGTAAAGAGAGCCTGCAGGTTACCAAAAGCGACATCGGAATATTACTTACCGATTTAAAAGAATCGTTTGTGTCGACCGCCAAGGCAAAAGGCATCCATTTTAAACTAGAGGCCGATGAAAATTTAAATGAATTAATTTGGTTTGATTATTCCAAAGTAGAAAAGATACTGGTTAACCTGTTGTCGAATGCTGTAAAATACACCAATAAAGGAGGAACGGTTGAATTGCAAGCCCGGGTGAAGATGAAAAAGGACGAACGAAAAGCCGGGAAAAAGAAACTTGTTTTAGTGGTAAAAGACGATGGAATTGGAATTGACGCTTCGAAAGTAAACAAGGTTTTTGAGCGGTATTTTCAAACCAACAACGACGAATTGAGTAACACCGGTTCGGGAATTGGTTTGGCGTTTGTAAAAAGTCTGGTGAAACTTCACAAGGGAAAAATAACGGTTAAAAGCGAGGTTAATGTGGGATCGGAGTTTGAAGTACAGTTGCCTGTTGCCGAAAGTGATTACACCGAGCAGGAAATACAAGCCGACAGCCAATACTTGGTGTCTTCAATAAAAAGATTTGATGTGAGTGGTTCTGCAAATCAGGCACCTGTGGATAAATACAAATCATTTGAAAACAAGCCCTCTGTTTTGGTTATCGATGATAACCTTGAATTGCTTGACTTTTTAATTGAAACGTTGCACGATGAATACCATGTAAGTACTGCAAAAACAGGGGAAGAAGGATGGGATATAATTCTGGCCAATTCGCCCGATTTAATTATAAGCGATGTAATGATGCCCGGTATTAGTGGGTTTGAACTTACAAAACGAATAAAAACAGACATCAACACTTCGCACATTCCTGTTATTCTACTCACAGCTAAAAGTGGCATCGAAAACCAGTTCGACGGATTAAAAACGGGTGCCGATGTGTATCTCGAAAAACCATTCTATCCGAATTTGCTAAAAATTAATATCTCGAATATTTTAAAAACACGGCAGAATTTAATCGAGCGTTTCCGAAACGATGCATTTATACCGCCGGTTGATATCACACATTCCGAATCGGACAGAGAGTTTGTTGAGAACCTGACTTCGCTTATAAAATCGAATTTGGATAAACCTGCGCTTGATGTTACGTTTATAACTTCAGAACTTGGAATTAGCCGATCTTTACTTCACCTGAAACTGAAAAAAATTACTGATTGTTCGGCTACCGAATTTGTACGTTCCATCCGTTTACGTGAAGCTGTTATTTTAATTTCCGAGGGGAAATGTAATATTTCAGAAGCGGCTTATCAAACCGGATTTTCAAGTCCGGCATATTTTACGCGACGTTTTAAAGAGTACTTTGGCAAGTCGCCAAAAGAGTATTTCGATCTTTAG
- a CDS encoding RagB/SusD family nutrient uptake outer membrane protein yields MNFKNYIRRIAGYTVSVVGILALLSTGGCFNLDEEVFSEITEESFTASESDIVALMASGYTPLRYIMGWQGLFDVQEEPADMFVTPTRPNGWDDGGTYKRMHFHTWNNLQWQPRNTWINCYDGINNVNRVILQIESGSLPLEEGQAEPIIAEMRALRALWYSILVDTHGNVPLITKFSDEIPEQKSRSEIYEFIVSELNEVIPQLSENVDQSTYGRLTKWGALQLLARVYLNAEVYKGSAEWNKCIDACTQIINSKKYTLDSNYRNIFSANNEGSPEIVFSVPYDNIYGTGWNAHMKMLLPNHRYVFNMSSQPWGGSSCNPQFINSYDENDKRLEDSWLIGDQISASDGSVIMTLVNEMPSIYYCEFEQGYRCQKYEIEIGCQSNMKNDLPYFRYTDVLMMKAECLLRTGKSDEAATLVSEVRARSFEDPAKAAVTGAELEGNTTVQYGTLAEDGSIDDPGDQTPVQYGRFLDELGWEFAAEFRRRTDMIRFGVYQSKSWYNHTPQGNHTILFPIGESELNTNSNLTQNPGYK; encoded by the coding sequence ATGAATTTCAAAAACTATATAAGACGAATAGCAGGATATACTGTTTCTGTGGTTGGGATTTTAGCCTTGTTATCTACAGGGGGATGTTTCAATCTTGACGAAGAAGTTTTTTCAGAAATTACCGAAGAATCCTTTACTGCTTCGGAATCTGATATTGTAGCCTTAATGGCCTCGGGATATACACCTCTGAGATACATTATGGGCTGGCAGGGTTTGTTTGATGTACAGGAAGAACCTGCCGATATGTTTGTTACACCAACACGACCAAACGGTTGGGACGATGGTGGTACCTACAAAAGAATGCATTTTCATACCTGGAACAATTTGCAATGGCAGCCACGTAATACTTGGATTAATTGTTACGATGGTATTAATAACGTAAACCGTGTAATTCTGCAAATAGAATCGGGATCGTTGCCATTGGAAGAGGGACAGGCCGAACCAATTATTGCAGAAATGAGAGCATTGCGCGCACTTTGGTATTCTATTTTAGTTGATACGCACGGAAATGTACCGTTAATAACAAAGTTTAGCGACGAAATTCCGGAGCAAAAAAGCAGAAGCGAAATTTATGAGTTTATTGTTTCTGAGTTAAATGAAGTAATTCCACAATTATCGGAGAATGTTGACCAATCAACTTACGGACGATTGACCAAGTGGGGTGCTTTGCAATTGCTGGCGCGTGTTTATTTAAATGCTGAAGTTTATAAAGGAAGTGCTGAATGGAATAAATGTATCGATGCTTGTACTCAGATTATCAACAGCAAAAAATATACGCTTGATTCGAATTACCGAAATATCTTTAGCGCCAACAATGAGGGATCGCCCGAGATTGTTTTTTCGGTTCCTTACGATAATATTTATGGAACAGGCTGGAATGCACACATGAAAATGTTGCTGCCAAACCACCGTTATGTTTTTAACATGAGTTCTCAGCCGTGGGGAGGGTCAAGCTGCAACCCACAATTTATAAACAGTTACGACGAAAATGATAAGCGTTTGGAAGATAGTTGGTTGATTGGTGACCAGATAAGCGCTTCGGACGGAAGCGTGATAATGACACTGGTAAACGAAATGCCCAGTATTTATTACTGCGAATTTGAACAAGGATATCGTTGTCAGAAATATGAGATTGAAATTGGATGTCAGTCAAATATGAAAAACGACCTTCCTTATTTTCGCTACACCGATGTTTTAATGATGAAAGCGGAATGTTTACTTCGTACCGGAAAAAGCGATGAGGCTGCCACACTGGTATCGGAAGTTCGCGCGCGTTCGTTCGAAGATCCAGCAAAAGCAGCTGTAACCGGCGCCGAACTGGAAGGAAACACTACCGTTCAGTACGGAACGCTGGCCGAAGATGGTAGCATTGATGATCCGGGCGATCAAACACCGGTTCAGTATGGTCGTTTCCTTGATGAATTGGGTTGGGAGTTTGCTGCAGAGTTCCGTCGTCGTACTGATATGATTCGGTTTGGCGTTTATCAATCCAAAAGCTGGTACAACCATACGCCACAAGGCAATCATACAATTTTGTTCCCGATAGGAGAGTCTGAATTAAATACAAATTCAAATCTGACTCAAAACCCGGGATACAAATAG
- a CDS encoding TonB-dependent receptor produces MKNLLDTMGKYPSLKQIWKKMKLTFTLLLFGLISVSASTYSQNARLDISLKNNSILEVFRQIEQKSEFYFFFNKEELEGLDKVSVIKENANVSEVLDEVLSGTDLDYKVVDRYIIVRKSDDIFMNDKPQNSITGKVTDAGGELLPGVTVVVKGTTRGTVTDLNGNYSIPSVLPQEILIFSFVGMVSQEVLVGEQTRIDVTMAIDAIGIEEVVAIGYGTVKKADVTSAVSTVKSEDFIRGAVKDAAQLVQGKVAGLTVSLPTGDPTQGAQIMLRGVSSLNGGTAPLVLIDGIPGNLETIAPEDIESVDVLKDGSATAIYGTRGTNGVIIITTKSGANEMEPTIEYSGYVSLAQISKKLDFLNATELREKWNEGYSFTGANLQDYGSDTDWLDEITRDAVSHVHNLIFRGGNKNTNLTASLNYKNNQGIFMNSDNEKYTGRIDVNHSMFDNKLKANIGIIASEQKYWTGGDGYSFNNYVYRQAIIRNPTEPVMNEDGTWFERDVYFYDNPVAYIKESQGENRYRNMRFTGSLVYSPIANLDIKGLYARKGNSNIRGFYQTHNHVSTTKYGSDGYASRGTDDYIGNYAEISANYKKTIGDHRVTALAGYNYEDNVYEGFWVNNKYFPSDSYTYNNIGIGQGLPEGEAGIGSSKYSDKLIALFARVGYNYADKYLLMASLRREGSSRFGENHKWGYFPGVSAGWRINEESFMDGLAWVDNLKLRAGFGVTGINAGNNYQSLSSLNYDSYFLYNGNWLRELIPARNANPDLRWEKKEEFNIGLDFDLFGGRIGGALDYYNRKTKDALWNYDVPVPPYLYGSIMANVGVIQNKGFEALINVVPVQTQNFEWSANLTYSTNSNKLVSLSNDQFQTTNDFFYAGYTGEPIQIETHRLEIGDEIGNFYGLRSVDITEDGIWLIETPEGDIIPATESSTADRQVLGNGLPKHYMSWNNSFRYKNWELNMNLRGAFGYQILNFQRMFYENPTIGYNTLDSAYDKVYGKAVLSDVQRFVSYYVEDGDFIKLDNVTLSYNFNVKNSKVFKNLRVYASGMNLATITSYKGIDPEVNRIGLSPGNDDRDQYPTTRTYTFGVNVTF; encoded by the coding sequence ATGAAAAATCTATTAGATACGATGGGTAAATATCCATCGTTGAAACAAATTTGGAAGAAGATGAAATTAACATTTACACTCTTGCTGTTTGGATTAATATCAGTAAGTGCATCAACTTATTCCCAAAATGCACGACTGGATATCTCACTTAAAAACAACAGCATTCTTGAAGTATTTAGACAAATAGAACAAAAAAGTGAGTTTTACTTTTTCTTTAATAAAGAAGAATTAGAAGGACTTGACAAAGTTTCGGTAATAAAAGAAAATGCAAATGTAAGCGAGGTATTAGACGAAGTTTTATCAGGGACTGATTTGGACTATAAAGTTGTGGACAGATACATAATCGTTCGGAAAAGTGATGACATTTTTATGAACGATAAACCACAAAATTCGATAACGGGTAAGGTTACCGATGCAGGAGGTGAATTGCTTCCCGGTGTAACCGTTGTTGTAAAGGGCACTACTCGGGGAACCGTAACCGATTTAAACGGTAACTATAGTATTCCATCCGTTCTTCCTCAGGAGATATTAATATTCTCATTTGTAGGTATGGTTAGCCAGGAGGTTTTGGTAGGCGAGCAAACAAGAATTGATGTTACTATGGCTATTGATGCAATTGGAATTGAGGAAGTGGTTGCCATAGGTTACGGTACAGTTAAAAAGGCAGATGTTACAAGTGCTGTATCAACTGTAAAATCGGAAGATTTTATAAGAGGAGCAGTAAAAGATGCGGCTCAATTGGTACAGGGTAAAGTGGCCGGTTTAACCGTTTCATTACCAACCGGAGATCCAACACAGGGAGCTCAGATTATGCTGCGTGGTGTTTCTTCGCTAAATGGTGGAACAGCACCTCTGGTTCTTATTGATGGGATTCCCGGCAACCTGGAAACCATTGCTCCGGAGGATATCGAGTCGGTTGACGTTTTAAAGGACGGATCGGCAACCGCAATTTACGGTACTCGCGGTACAAATGGTGTAATTATTATTACAACCAAATCGGGCGCAAACGAAATGGAGCCAACTATTGAGTACTCAGGTTATGTATCATTGGCGCAAATCAGTAAAAAACTTGACTTCCTTAATGCAACAGAATTAAGAGAAAAATGGAATGAAGGTTACTCGTTTACAGGTGCAAATCTGCAAGACTATGGATCAGATACCGATTGGCTGGATGAGATTACCAGGGATGCAGTTAGCCATGTACACAATTTAATTTTCAGAGGTGGTAATAAAAATACGAACCTTACGGCATCGCTTAACTACAAAAATAATCAGGGTATTTTCATGAATTCCGACAATGAAAAATATACAGGAAGGATTGATGTTAACCACAGTATGTTCGACAACAAACTAAAAGCGAATATTGGTATTATTGCCAGTGAGCAAAAATACTGGACGGGCGGTGACGGTTACAGTTTTAACAACTATGTATATCGTCAGGCCATCATTCGTAATCCAACTGAGCCGGTTATGAATGAAGATGGAACCTGGTTTGAAAGAGATGTGTATTTTTACGACAATCCGGTGGCTTACATTAAAGAATCGCAGGGTGAAAACCGTTACCGGAATATGCGATTTACAGGAAGTTTGGTATATTCTCCAATTGCCAACCTTGATATTAAAGGTTTATATGCAAGAAAGGGGAATTCGAATATTCGCGGATTTTACCAAACACATAATCACGTTTCAACTACCAAATATGGTTCAGATGGTTACGCTTCGCGTGGTACTGACGACTATATTGGAAATTATGCTGAGATATCAGCCAATTATAAAAAAACGATAGGAGATCATCGGGTAACTGCTTTGGCAGGCTATAACTACGAGGATAATGTATATGAAGGTTTTTGGGTAAATAATAAATACTTCCCAAGCGATTCGTACACCTATAATAATATTGGTATTGGACAGGGATTACCTGAAGGCGAAGCCGGAATTGGTAGTTCAAAATATTCAGATAAACTTATTGCTTTATTTGCCAGGGTAGGTTATAATTACGCTGATAAATACCTTTTGATGGCCAGTTTACGTCGTGAAGGTTCTTCTCGGTTTGGTGAAAACCACAAATGGGGTTATTTTCCCGGGGTTTCTGCAGGTTGGCGTATTAACGAAGAAAGTTTTATGGATGGTCTGGCTTGGGTTGATAATCTGAAACTACGTGCCGGTTTTGGTGTAACTGGTATTAATGCCGGTAATAATTATCAATCGCTCAGTAGTTTGAACTACGATAGCTATTTCCTTTACAATGGTAATTGGTTGAGAGAATTGATTCCTGCCCGTAATGCCAATCCCGATTTAAGATGGGAGAAAAAAGAAGAATTCAATATCGGTCTTGATTTTGATTTGTTTGGCGGACGTATTGGCGGTGCACTGGATTATTATAACCGTAAAACAAAAGATGCACTTTGGAACTATGATGTTCCTGTGCCTCCGTACTTATATGGCAGTATTATGGCTAATGTTGGTGTTATCCAGAACAAAGGTTTCGAGGCGCTTATTAACGTAGTTCCTGTTCAAACTCAGAATTTTGAATGGAGCGCAAATCTTACCTATTCTACCAATTCAAACAAACTGGTTTCGTTATCTAACGACCAGTTTCAGACGACCAACGATTTCTTTTATGCAGGGTACACCGGCGAACCAATCCAGATTGAAACACACCGCCTTGAAATCGGCGATGAAATTGGTAATTTCTATGGTTTAAGAAGTGTTGATATTACAGAAGATGGAATCTGGTTAATTGAAACTCCCGAGGGAGATATTATACCTGCCACCGAGTCGTCGACTGCCGACCGTCAGGTGCTGGGTAATGGATTGCCAAAACATTACATGAGCTGGAATAACAGTTTCAGATATAAAAACTGGGAGCTAAATATGAACTTAAGAGGAGCGTTTGGATATCAGATTCTGAACTTCCAGCGTATGTTCTACGAAAACCCAACCATTGGTTACAATACACTCGATTCAGCCTACGATAAAGTTTACGGAAAAGCAGTGCTGTCTGATGTGCAGCGTTTTGTAAGTTACTATGTTGAGGATGGCGACTTTATAAAACTCGACAACGTTACTTTGAGTTACAACTTTAATGTTAAAAACAGTAAAGTATTCAAAAACCTGCGTGTTTACGCTTCTGGAATGAATCTGGCTACTATTACAAGTTACAAAGGAATTGATCCTGAAGTTAACCGCATTGGTTTATCGCCGGGTAACGACGATAGAGATCAGTATCCAACAACGAGGACTTACACATTTGGTGTTAATGTAACCTTCTAA
- a CDS encoding FecR domain-containing protein — protein MTEKDRFWVLLTAKMHNELDGSELIEFDLFLKNEEYKKIYLQMQELNTDLQIAGNLKSVSSIRSWQRIKRELRSESLRLIANVVKYAAIIVLAFLLGNVLTNKFNKTNTVSGFAEVRVPLGQMTELTLYDGTRVWLNSGTTLRYNNDFGIKERFVALEGEAFFDVAKTGSSFKVMFRNKEVEVLGTRFNIVAYPDENISQVTLVEGKVNLNAGNGNIIAQLQPSQQINIDEQTQKANIELVETNFYVSWTEGKIVFEQEKLSEISKKLERWYNVDIQFEDDSITALDFSGTILKNKPFDQIIKAFEILLPIKIKYTHVPGAKDIVFISKK, from the coding sequence ATGACTGAGAAAGACAGATTTTGGGTGTTGCTGACTGCTAAAATGCACAATGAGTTGGATGGTAGTGAGTTGATTGAGTTTGATTTGTTCCTTAAGAACGAGGAATACAAAAAGATTTATTTGCAGATGCAGGAATTAAATACTGATTTGCAGATTGCCGGTAATTTGAAGTCGGTTTCAAGTATTCGTTCATGGCAAAGAATAAAACGTGAGTTGAGAAGCGAATCACTAAGGCTAATTGCAAACGTTGTAAAATATGCTGCAATAATTGTACTGGCCTTTTTGCTCGGAAATGTTTTAACAAATAAATTTAACAAAACGAACACCGTTAGTGGTTTTGCTGAAGTAAGAGTTCCTCTTGGACAAATGACAGAACTTACTTTGTACGATGGTACAAGAGTGTGGCTAAACTCCGGAACAACACTCCGATACAACAATGATTTTGGAATAAAAGAACGTTTTGTTGCTCTTGAAGGAGAAGCATTCTTTGATGTTGCAAAAACCGGTTCATCTTTTAAAGTTATGTTCAGGAATAAAGAGGTGGAAGTTTTAGGTACCCGATTTAATATAGTTGCCTATCCGGATGAAAATATTAGTCAGGTAACTTTAGTTGAAGGTAAAGTGAATTTAAATGCGGGTAACGGGAACATTATTGCACAACTGCAGCCTTCACAACAAATAAATATTGATGAACAAACTCAAAAAGCGAACATAGAGTTGGTAGAAACTAATTTTTATGTTTCGTGGACAGAAGGAAAAATTGTTTTTGAACAGGAAAAACTATCGGAGATTTCAAAAAAACTGGAACGCTGGTATAATGTTGATATTCAGTTTGAAGATGACTCGATTACAGCACTCGATTTTTCAGGAACAATATTAAAAAACAAACCATTTGATCAAATCATAAAAGCGTTCGAAATATTGCTGCCAATTAAAATAAAATATACGCATGTGCCTGGAGCAAAGGACATAGTATTCATTTCAAAAAAGTAG
- a CDS encoding sigma-70 family RNA polymerase sigma factor, with translation MNELEIWQNIKDGDVKTLGRLHSEYFHQMCLFALKSIRDSQQVELIVSDCFLKLWENRKTIEIKSSLKSYLFQILRNQIIDFYRKREDLTDFTAVLPEIVTEAEFDEQQKYVKLYQAISRLPDKRRKILELAIFDSLTYQQIADKLNISRNSVKTQIARSYRFLKEILDPQDFYFFCFFKKK, from the coding sequence GTGAACGAATTAGAAATTTGGCAAAACATAAAAGATGGAGATGTGAAAACCTTAGGCAGGCTTCACTCTGAATATTTTCATCAAATGTGTTTGTTTGCCTTAAAATCGATTCGTGATAGCCAGCAAGTGGAACTAATTGTTTCTGACTGTTTCTTGAAACTTTGGGAAAACCGAAAAACTATAGAAATAAAATCATCTTTAAAGTCTTATTTATTTCAAATTTTAAGAAATCAGATAATCGACTTTTATCGGAAAAGAGAGGATTTAACTGATTTCACAGCTGTTTTACCTGAAATAGTAACTGAAGCAGAGTTTGATGAGCAACAGAAATATGTTAAATTATATCAGGCAATATCACGTTTGCCTGATAAAAGAAGGAAAATACTTGAATTGGCCATTTTCGATTCACTCACTTATCAGCAAATCGCCGATAAATTAAATATCTCAAGAAACTCAGTCAAAACTCAGATCGCACGTTCATACCGCTTTCTAAAAGAAATCCTTGATCCTCAGGATTTTTATTTCTTCTGTTTTTTTAAGAAAAAATAA